CACCACCGGCACACCGCCGCAGGTCACCGGGATCTGCAACTCGCCGAGTTCGGTTGTGCTACCTGCCATCGGGGTGACGAAGCGGCTGTAGATCGGCAGCGGGCAGGACCGGACGTAGGCGATATCGCGGTAGCCGCCGTCGATGACGATGCCGCCGAGCTGACGGACGAGCGCACCCCGCGCGAACAGCTCACCGGCGAAGGCGATCTCGCTGCCGCCGCCGTCGACGACGAGCACATCGCCGGGCGCCGCGGTCTCGATCGCGCGGAGCACCGCGAAGAAGTCGCCGGTGCACCGGACGGTGAACGCGGGACCGAAGATCCGCACGGCACCCGAGCGGGGTCGAATCGCACTGTCCAGCACCCGCGTCGATTTATCGGCATCGCACAGCGCGGTGGTATCGACAGCACGGAATTTCTCGACAAGCTGGTCGGCCGGCATCGGTACCGCCCCTTCGAGGGTAGGAATATGCAGTTGACCTGACCTTACCCCGGCCGGGACACGGCTACAGAAACCCCAGTGGTTCTTGCATATTGATGGAGTAGACCTCGCCGAGATACCAGAACAGGGCTCCTGTCGCGGGCTCCGCCTCGTCGACCACGCAATATTCGAGCCCGGTGAGCAGGATGGATCGCCGCTCGGTCAGGCACTGCACCGGTCCCCGCGTTTGGTCGTACACCCCCGCGACCGCGAATCGCTGACCCGATATCGCAATTGTCTTGGGCCCGTTCCACAACCAATCCGGCCGGCCGAAAACGTACCAGTAGCAACCGAACGCGAACGTGGCGGCGACGATGACGGTAGCCAGCAATCCTCGGGCCATGTTCGCCATCTCGCACCTTTCCCGGGCCATGGATTCGCGCAAACAACTGGTTCGAGACGACGCCGGGAGATCATACGCCGGGCACCGTCGCGATCCGCGTCGCCGAACGCTCCCCCAGGTCGGATCGGCGTGCTGCGTCAGGTGCGGACGCTCAGTCCGGCGCGAAGGCGCGCAGCACCGCGTCGACCAGCGCGTCGGCGAACGCCGCGTCGAGCGGGCCGGAACGCATCAGCCAGCGCTGGGTGATCGGCGCGTACAGCAGGTCGAGGATCAGTTCGAGGTCGGCGTCCGGCGGTAATTGCCCCACCTGCTGGGCGCTGCGCAGCCGAGCCAGCTTCGCCGCTTTGATCGGCTGCTCCATCCGGTCCCGATAGGTCCGCGCCAGCTCCGCATCGTTGATGATCTCAAGGTTGAGCGCCCGGATCGGCGCCTCGAACGCCGGGTCGGCGAACTCGGCGACCGTGGCGCGCAACACCGTTCGCAGATCCGCCGCCAGATCGCCGGTGTCCGGCAGCGTGATATCGCCGTCCGCGCCCTCGCTCAGCGCGGCCAGCGCGTCGAAGACCACCGCTCCCTTCGACGGCCACCACCGATAGATCGTCTGCTTCCCCACCCCCGCCCGCGCCGCGATCGCCTCGATCGACAACTTCCCGTACCCGACCTCCGAGATCAGCTCGTACGTCGCGGTCAGAATCGCACTCCGCGACCGCTCACTCCGCCGCCCCGGATCCGGCCCACCAGCTCCCGCCATCCCCCCACCCTACAGCGAAACGAGACGGTCCGTCTTGATTTGAATGCTCAGGTCAGCGATTGAAGGGTGGCGTGCAGGCGGTCGAGGGCGGTGGCTATCCACGGGAGGGCGGTGGGGTCGGTGCTGGTCAGGGCTTGGTGGCGCTGGTCGGGGGTGCTGCCGTAGAGCAGGCTGGTCGCGGCGCGGAAGCGTAGCGCCGTGGGGCTGTCGCCGAAATGTTCGCCGGCCAGGACGCCGATGCCGAAATCGTCCAGCAGGTAGTCGGCCAGGGCGACACCGGTTTCGATGCCGCGTCGGGCGAGTGCGGGCCGGAGGCTTTCCAGGTCCGGGTAGAGATAGAAACCGGCCTGCGGTGCGCGGCAAGCGATTCCGGCCTTGGTGAAGATCGTGTGGGCGGTGGTGGCGACGGCGGCGTGCAGTCGCCGGCTGGCGACGATGCGGTCGGTCACCACTGCCGGCGCGTCGAAGACGAAAGTCGCCGCCGCCTGCATGGGGCCGGACAGGCAGGACCAGATCTCGCTGCCGAGGCCGCTGATCCGTTGCGCCAGTTGCTGTCCGGTGCGACTGGGCGGTGTACGAAGGTATCCGATGCGCCAGCCGCCCAGAGCCATCGACTTGCTCAAGCCGCCGGTCACGATGGTGCGCTGCGGCAACAGCAGGGCTGGACTGCACAGTGTCGCAGGGTCATACGCGAGATCACGATAGATCTCGTCGCAGAGGATCGTCAGCCCGTGCCGATCGGCGATCTCGCATACCCGCCCCATGACCGCCGCGCCGGCCACTGTTCCCGTGGGATTGTCCGGCACGGTCAGGATGAGTATCCGCGGATCGGCGCCCTCGGCGCGCGCGGTTGCGAGCGCCGCCTCGAGCAGGTCGGGGTCCGGCACGCCGCCCACCTCGCGGGGAATCGGCACGCCGATGGCACGCTTGCCGATCACCCCGATCTGCGCCGGATAGCTCACCCACGACGGAATCGGCAGCACGACATCGCCGGGCAGCACCGCGATCGCGGCGAACAGCAACGCCTTGCTCCCCGGCGCGAGCAGCACCTGTTCAGGACTCGTGGGCAGCCCGCCACGCGAGAGATACCGTGCGGCGGCCGCTCGCGCAGGCATGGTCCCGGCCACAGGCGTGTACGAATTCGCCGTCGCCCCTTCGGCCAGTGCCGCAGCGACTTCCGGCAGTACCGGCAGACCTGCTTCGCCGAACCCGAGGTGCAGAATGTCGTCGCCGGCCGCGCGCCGCGCGTTGATCTTCTCGTTCAGGGCCAGCGTGGCGGAGGGCGCGACCATGGCATCCATCAGGCGTCCGCGATGGGCAGTCGGTATTCCCGGCGCACGCTGGTGCCGAGCTTGCCGATGTGCGCGCCGTAGATATGGATCGAAATCACCGTTGTCGCACCGGCATTACGCACCAGATGGATATCTCCGGGCGGCGCGAAACCCACCGCCGTGCCTGCCGCGTTGGTCGCGTCGGCCGCCACCACCAGCCGCGCGCTCGGCCCCGCGCCGCGCAACTCGTACCGCTGTTCGGTCTCGGTGCCCTCGTAAACGCCTGCGACACACCAGGCCACATGATCATGGATCGGCGTCTGCTGTCCCGGCCGCCAGACGATGGCCACCACGGAGAAGCTGCCGTCGTCCTCGGTGTGCACCAGGTGCTGCCGATACCGCTGCGGATCGCCCTCGCGGTACTGCTCGGGCAGCAGACCCGGCTGCCGCAGGAAGGGCTCGAGCCGTTCGGCGACGAGCCGGGCCGCCTCGGCGGGCGGACGTTCGAGCAGCACGACTTCCCTTACCGCGCAGACGAGATCGGCGAGCTGTGGCGTGCTGGGTGCGGCTGTGCTGGTCGTCATACGGACCAGGATGCGGCTACGGACCGGTGCGGTCTACTTAGACATTCTTGCCGATACCCAAGGATCACTTATGGATGGAACAGAGTTGGACACAACAGGTTTCAGGTCAGGGTCATCGCATTGGCGGCACACTGGATGGCTTCCATCATCAGCTGGGTGACCGGGATCTTCTGATGACCGGACAGCGTGTACGCCGCCACCGTCCGCGAGTCCGCGGGAATCACCGGGCGGCTGACCACCTTCGGGTGCCGGATGAACGACTGCACCATGCTCGGCATCACCGCGACCCCGGTGCCCTCCGCCACCAGGCTCTGCACGGCGAGGTTGTCGTCGGTGGTGAAATCGATGTGCGGTTCGAAACCCGCGGTCGCGCACGATTCGATGAAATGGCTTCGGCAGCGCACACATCCCGCGATCCAGCGTTCCTCGGCCAGCTGCGCCAACTCGACCGTGCGACGCCGGGCCAGCGCGTGCCCGCGCGGCAGCAGCACGATCAGCGGGTCGTCGAGCAGCGAAACCTTGTACAGGTCATCGAATTCCGGCTGCTCGCCCGCGTCGTAGGTGAAGGCGAGGGTGATATCGCAGTCGCCGCGCCGCAACGCCTCCACCGATTCGGGCGGCTCCGCGTCGAACAGCTCGATCCGGATGCCCGGATGCCGCGATTTGATCGAAGCCACCGCCGACGGGACGAGCGTCGCGCACGCACTGGGGAACGCGCAGACCCGGACCCGCCCCGACTTGAGCCGGGTGATCGCGGTCATCTGCTGCTGCGCCGCCGAGATCGTGCCGAGAATCCCGGCCGCGTGCCTGGCCAGGATCTCGCCCGCGTCGGTCAGCCGCAAACCCCGGCCCACCCGGACGAACAGCGGCGTGCCCACCGACCGTTCGAGCGCCTTCATCTGCTGGCTGATCGCGGGCTGCGTGTAACCGAGGTGCCGCGCCGCCGCGGCGAATGAACCGGTCCGTACGACCTCGTCGAAAACCCGAATGTGCCGTGAGTCGAACATGGCCAAGAATAAGCATCGCTTTGCCCCCCAGAGCAATCCATGCAGGCCCGGCCGCCGCTACCGGCTCGCTCTGAGCGCAGCCTGGCCGAAGTAGCCGAGCACACCCAACGCCGGGGCGACCCACCACAGCCACGCGGGGTACGGCCAAGCACCGTTACTGTCGAACGCTTGCCAGACGAAGATGACGGCGCCTAGCGCGAATCCGGCGATGTAGCCCTCGTTGCCGCCGGCCGCCAGCCGACGATCGATCTCGAACCGGGCGGCCAGCGCCGCCAGCAACGGCAGCGCGATGAGGACGAGTATGCCGTCGGGCTGATAACCCGCGGGATGCCCCATGCCCGCAATGGCGATGAGGATCAGGCCGAACAACCACAGGCCGACGTCCACCGCGAGCCGTTTGGAAAGTGCCCGCCAGGGCGAAACCGGTTCCTGTGCAGCTCTTCTCGCCGATGCTCCGCCGGATCTGATCATGGTGCTCCGGCGTTCGGCAATCGCGGGGTTGTCGAACAGGACCGAAAGCGGAATCAGATCGCTCGACGCGAAGACCTCCGCGAACCCGGCGGGAACACTGGCACCGGCCGGCGGATTCGCGCCGGGCTGCACCGGCACACCCATCCCCCACTGCCACGGCTCCCGCAGCTCACGCAGCGGCATCGCGAGTTCGGTGGTGGTGAAGTCCGTATCGGCGCCGGAAACGACCAGCGTCGCGATACCCGAACCCTGCGGACCGGTCAGCGCGAACCAGTACACGTTGCCGTGCTGCGGAAACTCCGCGAGCCACTCATATTTCGGGCTCGCGGTCAGATAGGCCGGTGCGACCGCACTCAAAGCCTCGAAAGTTTCGACGATGCCCGCCCGGCCCCACACAAGGTTGCTGAACGCCGCGTGCGAGAACAACGTATAGGCGATCTGTCGCGGATCCTGGTCACCGGCACCCGGATTGGGCAGACCGACCCGCTGCTCGCGGTCGCTGCGCCCGGACATCATCGACGCCTTTGCGGCAGTTCGGCTTTCATCGCAGGCTCCGATCGTGCGGTGACTGTTCCACCTCCATGGTGGCAACCGTCACCGCACCTCGGTATCAGCCGTTCAGCCGACTCCCCCTACGGCGCGATCCGGTGACACAACCAGGCGAGCGAGAGGGGGTAGCGGTAGTCGATCCCGCCGTGCCCCGCGTCGAACAGCTCGAACTGGATGAGGTCCGCGGGCACGTCGGCGGCGAGCAACGCGGCACGGAACGCCTGCCCGCCGATATCGAGGTACCACTCGTCGCGGGTGCCGCCGTCGATCCAGATCCCGCGCAAACCGCGCAGGGCCTCCGCGTATTTCGGGACCATGCGGACAGGATCCCAATCCAGCCAACGCTCCCACGCCGCGGCGTCGAGCACCCCGGTCACCGGATCGAAGGGCAGATCCACCGTGCCGTCTTCGCGCGCGGAGAAACAGGCCGAGACGCCCAACAGGCCGAGTAGGTCGCTGTCCTCCGGTTTGGTGAAGGCGACGCGCGACCGGAAGTCGTCCCACCAGCGCTGGATATCCCCGTCATAGGCGCGCAGATGCCGCACCGCCTTGGCGAACTCCGGGATATAGCAGAACTCGTAGAGCGCGTCGCCGGCGTGCGTGGCCAACGCGCCGAACAGATCCGGCCGCAGCATCGGTGTGATCATCGCGCCGAAGCCACCGCTCGACTTGCCTGTGATCGCCCGATGCGCCGCGCTCGGCAGGGTCCGATAGTGGGCGTCGACCCACGGCACCACTTCGTCGCACAGGTAGGTGTGGTACTTACCGGTGCCGGGCGAGTCGACGAATTGGCTACCGCCGTAAGCGGTCCAGGCGTCGACGAACACCACGATGGCGGGCGGCGCCGCGCCGTCGGCGAACACCCGGTCGGCCGTCTCCGGGAACGGCCGCCGGAACGGCTGCCGGTTGCGCCACATGGTGACGTCCCCCGTATAACCCTGGATCACATAGACCGCTGGATAACGCCGCTGCGGCTCGTCGTCGTAACCCGGTGGCAGATAAACCAGGACCGGCCGCTCATGTGGGTCGCCCAGCGGATTCCCTTGCAACACAGCGCTGTTGATCACCGACTCATCGATTCGTCCGGCCAGCTCAGTGGACCACGGCAGCATTCGACCTCCCAATGGAATACCTGCGTTACTTCCGATCAGAACCGTACTGCCGCCGCCGGACGAGCACACCGCAACGCGAAAACCAGTGGGACGGCCACCTCACTGGCGGGGGCGAAGTCGGTGGGCGCCCGCCAGCACCGGCCCGCCCGCCACCGTGACGGCCGCACCCAGCCGAGTGTCGGTGGCCAGTATCCAGCGCACCGTTTTCATCGCCATGATCAGCACTTCGCTGCCGCGCAGCCGCATGCCCGCTTCGAAATCGCGGACCGCCACCGGCAGGTTCACGGTTCCGTCGGCAACTGCACCGAGCTGTTCGACCAGGCTCGCGGCATCGCGAATAGCCGCGCCGGCACCCATACCGGCCGTCGGCGGCGTCGCGTGCACGGCGTCGCCGAGCGCGGTGATCGGCCCGGCCGGCCACGGCGCGAGGTCCCGTGCCCGCGTCGACGCCGCGTTGAACCGGAACGCCGCGACGCTGTCCGGATCGGCACGGGCGACGACCTCGAGCGTGCGTTCGCGCCAACCGTGGCGCCGGAACCGCTCCAGCAGCGCGGTCCGCACCGCGACACCGTGATCGTTCCGGATCGAGTCGGTCGCCGCGGACTCGGGAAACATCGCTCCCCAGATGTAGGTCGGGCCCGTCGTGATCGCGGTCCGAAGCTCGGGTGCGTCGAGTACGGCGTTGCCCACCGGGTCGAGATAGCCGACGTAGAGCGCCGAACCGCGCGGTCCCACCGCCAGCCCCGAACGCGGTCCCAGGCGAAGCTGCTCAGCTGCGCTGAGGTCGTCGACCGAGGTCCGTCCGGAAAAGCCGATGACACCGGCGGGCGAGTTCGTCGGGCGACCGGCGAGTTGCCGGGCCACCAGCGAATGCGCGCCGTCCGCCCCGACCAGCAGGTCGCCCGAGACCGGCGGCTCGTCGGCGAAATTCGCCAGCGGTCTGCCGTCCGCACCGAGACCGACCCCGGTGACGGATCGGCCCAGCCGCAGGTCCGCGCCGACCGCGTCGGCCAGCACCGTCCGCAAGGTGATCCGGTCGATGTCCACGCTCGGGTCGTCGCCGAGATCCCGGCCGCGGCCGAGCAACCGCCCACGCCGGTCCCACATCGCGTCTCGTTCGCGTAGCCGCAGCGCCGAGGCCGACGCCAGCACCCGTTCGAAGACCTCCGGCGCGACCAGGCCACGCAGCGCCGCCTGCGCCCTGCCGTCCAGCGTGATGTGATAGCCGCCGGTCGCCGCCACATCGGTATCGCGTTCGTAGACAACCACTTCGAGCCCGTTCCGCCGCAGACCGGCGGCCAGCGCCAACCCACCGATCCCGCCGCCGACGACGATGATGCGCATCCTGTTTCGACTCCTCTACCAGCTGCCGGACAACCTCGGAGCCGACGATCTCACCAGTACCGGCCATCGAGTGGCCACAATGGTGCGGTGGCCGATACCTCCCGGCGCGCACTGCGCCTGCTGTCCCTGCTCGCCGCCCGCCGCCGGTGGTCGCTGGACGAACTGGTCGCGCAACTCGACGTCAGCGCGCGCACCGTCCGGCGCGATATCGAAACCCTGCGAGCGCTCGACTATCCGGTCACGACCGTGCACGGTCCCGCGGGCGGCTACGAATTGGGCACCGGCCACACGCTGCCGCCCCTGCTGTTCGACGACGAGCAGGCCTTGGCCGTCGCGGTCGCGCTACAGACCGCGCCGAGCACTGTTTTCGGCCTCGGTGCCGACGCCGCTCGAGCACTGAAGACGCTCGAGCAAGTGATGCCCGCCCGGCTGCGCACCGCCATGGAATCGCTGAAACTCACCGCACTGCAGAACTATTGGGAATTTCCGGCTCCGCCCATCGCCGCCGACGCGCTGAAAGTCGTCGGCAGCGCGGTACGCACCCATCATCTGCTCGTCGTCGAGGCGCTACGCCCCGACGGCTCCCGCCCCCACCCCCGCGACCGAGACTTCACGCCGCCACATCGTATCGAGCCACACCATCTCGTGGTCTGGGCCGGCCGGTGGTACCTCGTCGCCCACCACCCCGCCGACAGCACCTGGCGCGTCCACCGCGTCGACCGACTCCACCTGCACACACCCCCCGGCCACGCCTTCACCCCGCGAGACCTCCCCGGCAACGACGTCGCCCACTTCGTCATGACCAGCCACAACCGCGGCGACACCCCCGCCGCCTGGGAATGCCTCGGATCCGCGCGCCTCGACCTGCCCGCCGAAACCGTAGCTCGTTGGGCGCCAGGCGGTTCCGTCGTCGAACACCTCGACCTCGAACACTGCCGCCTCACCCTCGGCGCCTGGTCCTGGGCAGGTATCGCGGGCATCCTCGCCACGTTCGACACCGAGCTGAGCGAGGTGGAACCGCCGGAGTTGGGCGCAGCGTGTCGGCGGCTTGCGCAGCGGTGGAAGGTGATTGGCAATTGAGCGGGTCTCCTCGATCGACCTCACGCCAGGTCCCCCCGATCCGCAACCCTTATCGTAAGCGTTACGACGCGCACCCCCGCCAGCTCCACCACCCCGCTGCGCCTTAATGCCCACGCCCAGACGTGATCATCTTGCGAGCCGACGCTCCGGTGCATTAACCGAGCGCGAACACCCGCAGTGGGCACGCAGCCATGACCGAAAACACCTGTCCACAGGCAGTACCACAGTAGTACCATTCGAGATATGGCGATGAACCTGAGACTGACCGACGACAACGAGAGTGCCGTTCGCGACCAAGCCGAGCGGGAAGGCGTGAGCATGAACGCGCTCATCAACCGGGCCGTGGCCGAGTACGTCGCCCGCTGGCAGCACCGCGACACTGTGCGCACCGAGATCGGATTCGCTATCGCTGAGCATCGCGAACTGCTGGACAAACTCAAGTGACCGAAGTCCGATACCTCGAACTCGAGGACGTGCTCGAGATCGCTTCAGCAGCCACCGACGGCGCGGCCATCGTGCGCGATCCGGGTCTACTACAAGCAGCCGTGTTCCGTTACCGCACTACGGTATTTGGTGAGGACGCGTATCCAACAGTTTTCGACAAGGCAGCGGCATTGCTCGAATCGCTAGCGCGCAACCACGCGTTCGTAGACGGCAACAAACGAACCGCGTGGACCTCAGCCGTCGTGTTTCTTGGTATCAACGGCCATCGAGTCACCGTCCAAAATGCGCCACTGCTCGAGACCTATCCGTTCGTAATCGCAGTGGCGACAGGCGAACTCAACAGTATCGACGAAATCGCGATCCGACTGGCGAAGTTCGCAAAAGAGCAATAAAAACGGTTTGACCCGCTCGGGCTCTCTCCTGCTACAACATCGCCTACGGTCGTTCACGGGTTTTCTGGCGCTTTTGCCGCGCAGTCACAGGAATTATACCGCGACGCACCTTCAACAGGTTCTCATCTTTTGTATTCTCACGCACTACAAGCCCACTCAGAATTCGATGTTGCGTTTCCGGCGTCCAGAACACAGTCAGGTACTTACGCGCGCGAGTGATCGCAGTGTAGAAAATATTATGGGAGATGCTTTCTTCATTTGCATCGGTGATAACAACCTTGACTGAATCAAACTCAAGGCCCTGCGCCTTATGAATCGACACGGCGTATGCGATCTGAAACGGCACAATGGTATTGAACGTATCGTCGTCGTCATCGGTGTTTCCACGTTCGAAAACATCGAACTGTACGGTCGATCCCCCTACCCATCGCAGATCGGTGAATTCCACCTCGGACTCCGAGATATCTCGGTCCAGCTCTACTTCGAACGTGATATGACCGGGCACACGGTCAATTTGCCGGATTTCACCCTTCAGATTATTGAAGATAACCGGACGGAACCGATCGGTCTCGTTGAAAAGAATCGGGTCTCCCACCTTATAGGTGGAATCGTTCCAGATTACGACTGGATTCGGATTACTAGCTTGCAGGAAGCGATTAACGTTGTTAATACCGTAAAGGCCGTCGTAGTTCAGGCAGAGCACGATCTCATCGGCACCATGATGCTGGAACAGCGAGGCTCCCAACACGGTTGAGTAGCCATTCTTCGAAAGAGACTCCTCGATACGATCGTCCAAGTTTCTCACTCGATCCCACAATGTGAGCAATGCTTCGTCGGTGGTCCTGAACGGCTTCGCAAGTTCGAATACCGATTCTTTTGGAATGTAAGATCGGATGATACCGAACCAGTTTCCGAACTCGATCGACTCGATCTGGTAGACATCACCCACGAGCACGAGAAGATTAAACGACGTCTTCTCTAACACGCTGAGCAAACTCGCATTGCTCACGATACTGCACTCATCGATCACGAGCACGTCATACGTTATGCCCGATGATGCGTTGCCATAAATGTGCTTGCTAATCGTGCTGAACTCCGCATTGGGTGCTTCCACTCGCCGCTTCAGATTGTCGACGGCCGGGTTCGTGTGTGCGAGGAAGAGCTTCTGCTTTTCGGTGAAATAGCTGGCGATAATACTCACCATGGTTGATTTCCCGGTGCCGGCAGCACCGTAGACGACCGCGACCTTCGAGCGTTCGAAGAGTGCCTGCAACGCATCGGATTTCAACTCGTCGTCGATAGCGTCAGGATTCGCGTTGATCCACCGCTTCACGTTCTTGCGATGATCCTCAACGCCTTTGGACGCGATCTTCTGCAGCTTCTCGATGATCGTTACGGTGTCGTCTTCATACCCGACCATGAACACGTAACCATTTGCCCGCGCAAGCTTCCGACGTGCGTGGCGCTGGGAAGGCGGGAGTTCGCCGTTGTGGCGTGCGATCAGTGCGTCCACATCACCCAGATCTTCGAGCTCCGTAACCGGTGTGTAAATAGTCCCGCGCTGCTCTACATTATTCCTGATCCGTCGTGCCAACAGCTCATGCGGTCGGCTCGACACGTTCAGACTCTCCGCGAGATCCGCGAAACGCGGATTATGTCCGCGCGGTGAAGTACAGAACGGCATCGTGTCGAACGGCCTACACCCGTGTGACGCCCGGAGATTCGACAACTGTCTACACGGTTCCGGCTCGTATTGGGCTCGGATGACCTGGTTGTTCATCCGAAGCATAAGATATCGCAGCAGGCGAGACCCCGGCTGATCGGCGCGAATCACCCTCCGGGCGCGGTCGACTACGGGGAAGATAGACGGAGCTCGACGTGAATTCTCCAGCGCTTTGACACGAAACTCGGCGTACCGTTCGTCGGTCATATCCACAAGGTCGAGAAGACTTGAGTGAGTAGTTGTCAGGCAATGCATTATGTTGCGAAACTCGATGTGGTTCGACTGAACCTGAGTCCTCTCCCCGAAGAGTCGCGCAAAGTTATTGAACTCACACGGGCGAATCGACACCTCCCACGAGCGTATGACCGCGATAGGCATCGTCTGACCGAGGACTGTGATTGTATCGGACGCAAGTTCCAGCAGAGCCGCATACTTATCAGTAATATCAATATCCGTGAAGCCGATAATGCGATCGAACTTACTCGTCCGATTGTGCGCCAGAGAGAACGTGACCTCATAGTAAATATTGCCGTCGATGAAGAAAGGACGCGCTCCGTGAATATAATATCTATCGCGGCGATCGCCCGATGCGCGCGTGTCGGGTTGCACGTCTATACGCGCCGCAATCTTCTCATAGTATTCGCGAAGTGATGGATCGAGATCGATCGGAAACTTCTCAAGGTTACCCAGAAGGGCGATGCCGAACTGCTGTTTCGCCAGGTCGCGGGTCCGGAGCAAGTACTCATAGTACTTGAGCATCAGGCGCTCGGACGGGTCACGATCCAAGGTGTAGTGTGACACACTCGCCTGGAGCAGGGCGTGGAACCTGGCCAGCAGCCTGAACTTGGCCGTCGCCCTGACAACATCCAACGCCGACGCAACCTGGTTGTAGTGAAACTCAGCGAAAGGATCGTTTAGATTCGCCCAGACGATCAGCCCTTCGACGAGATTTCGCAGCTGCGCCAGGACATTCTGCGACAGGAACCCCCGGTCGCACGTGAGACTGTCAAGATTCTGACAGATCACACTGTCGGCACTTTGCACTTGCTGCTCGACTGACGCCATCGTCCCCGCTCCCTCCTCAGAAGCCCGCCTGGTGACCCAGCACCTCGGCAAGCGCCGTGGCGACGGTCTATCTTCCCACCCCGCTCATCAGGACTCATCCGCCCACCCCGCCAATGCGCGATACTGATCTCGAGAACAGAGTTGTTGCAGCAGTTGCAAATCGAGTTCCTGTAACCGGGATCGTCACCAGCCTCTATACCCAGCTCAGTCCACCGTTGGCCACATGCCGGG
This genomic stretch from Nocardia brasiliensis ATCC 700358 harbors:
- a CDS encoding RraA family protein is translated as MPADQLVEKFRAVDTTALCDADKSTRVLDSAIRPRSGAVRIFGPAFTVRCTGDFFAVLRAIETAAPGDVLVVDGGGSEIAFAGELFARGALVRQLGGIVIDGGYRDIAYVRSCPLPIYSRFVTPMAGSTTELGELQIPVTCGGVPVVPGDLILADEEGVIVVAPDRIETLLDDAAAVKEAESRLVAKLAAGATLSDGLNVAAHADALHRGEPSALQFLA
- a CDS encoding TetR/AcrR family transcriptional regulator, which encodes MAGAGGPDPGRRSERSRSAILTATYELISEVGYGKLSIEAIAARAGVGKQTIYRWWPSKGAVVFDALAALSEGADGDITLPDTGDLAADLRTVLRATVAEFADPAFEAPIRALNLEIINDAELARTYRDRMEQPIKAAKLARLRSAQQVGQLPPDADLELILDLLYAPITQRWLMRSGPLDAAFADALVDAVLRAFAPD
- a CDS encoding pyridoxal phosphate-dependent aminotransferase; this translates as MDAMVAPSATLALNEKINARRAAGDDILHLGFGEAGLPVLPEVAAALAEGATANSYTPVAGTMPARAAAARYLSRGGLPTSPEQVLLAPGSKALLFAAIAVLPGDVVLPIPSWVSYPAQIGVIGKRAIGVPIPREVGGVPDPDLLEAALATARAEGADPRILILTVPDNPTGTVAGAAVMGRVCEIADRHGLTILCDEIYRDLAYDPATLCSPALLLPQRTIVTGGLSKSMALGGWRIGYLRTPPSRTGQQLAQRISGLGSEIWSCLSGPMQAAATFVFDAPAVVTDRIVASRRLHAAVATTAHTIFTKAGIACRAPQAGFYLYPDLESLRPALARRGIETGVALADYLLDDFGIGVLAGEHFGDSPTALRFRAATSLLYGSTPDQRHQALTSTDPTALPWIATALDRLHATLQSLT
- a CDS encoding cysteine dioxygenase family protein, with the protein product MTTSTAAPSTPQLADLVCAVREVVLLERPPAEAARLVAERLEPFLRQPGLLPEQYREGDPQRYRQHLVHTEDDGSFSVVAIVWRPGQQTPIHDHVAWCVAGVYEGTETEQRYELRGAGPSARLVVAADATNAAGTAVGFAPPGDIHLVRNAGATTVISIHIYGAHIGKLGTSVRREYRLPIADA
- a CDS encoding LysR family transcriptional regulator encodes the protein MFDSRHIRVFDEVVRTGSFAAAARHLGYTQPAISQQMKALERSVGTPLFVRVGRGLRLTDAGEILARHAAGILGTISAAQQQMTAITRLKSGRVRVCAFPSACATLVPSAVASIKSRHPGIRIELFDAEPPESVEALRRGDCDITLAFTYDAGEQPEFDDLYKVSLLDDPLIVLLPRGHALARRRTVELAQLAEERWIAGCVRCRSHFIESCATAGFEPHIDFTTDDNLAVQSLVAEGTGVAVMPSMVQSFIRHPKVVSRPVIPADSRTVAAYTLSGHQKIPVTQLMMEAIQCAANAMTLT
- a CDS encoding alpha/beta hydrolase — its product is MLPWSTELAGRIDESVINSAVLQGNPLGDPHERPVLVYLPPGYDDEPQRRYPAVYVIQGYTGDVTMWRNRQPFRRPFPETADRVFADGAAPPAIVVFVDAWTAYGGSQFVDSPGTGKYHTYLCDEVVPWVDAHYRTLPSAAHRAITGKSSGGFGAMITPMLRPDLFGALATHAGDALYEFCYIPEFAKAVRHLRAYDGDIQRWWDDFRSRVAFTKPEDSDLLGLLGVSACFSAREDGTVDLPFDPVTGVLDAAAWERWLDWDPVRMVPKYAEALRGLRGIWIDGGTRDEWYLDIGGQAFRAALLAADVPADLIQFELFDAGHGGIDYRYPLSLAWLCHRIAP
- a CDS encoding FAD-dependent oxidoreductase, with the protein product MRIIVVGGGIGGLALAAGLRRNGLEVVVYERDTDVAATGGYHITLDGRAQAALRGLVAPEVFERVLASASALRLRERDAMWDRRGRLLGRGRDLGDDPSVDIDRITLRTVLADAVGADLRLGRSVTGVGLGADGRPLANFADEPPVSGDLLVGADGAHSLVARQLAGRPTNSPAGVIGFSGRTSVDDLSAAEQLRLGPRSGLAVGPRGSALYVGYLDPVGNAVLDAPELRTAITTGPTYIWGAMFPESAATDSIRNDHGVAVRTALLERFRRHGWRERTLEVVARADPDSVAAFRFNAASTRARDLAPWPAGPITALGDAVHATPPTAGMGAGAAIRDAASLVEQLGAVADGTVNLPVAVRDFEAGMRLRGSEVLIMAMKTVRWILATDTRLGAAVTVAGGPVLAGAHRLRPRQ
- a CDS encoding helix-turn-helix transcriptional regulator; translation: MADTSRRALRLLSLLAARRRWSLDELVAQLDVSARTVRRDIETLRALDYPVTTVHGPAGGYELGTGHTLPPLLFDDEQALAVAVALQTAPSTVFGLGADAARALKTLEQVMPARLRTAMESLKLTALQNYWEFPAPPIAADALKVVGSAVRTHHLLVVEALRPDGSRPHPRDRDFTPPHRIEPHHLVVWAGRWYLVAHHPADSTWRVHRVDRLHLHTPPGHAFTPRDLPGNDVAHFVMTSHNRGDTPAAWECLGSARLDLPAETVARWAPGGSVVEHLDLEHCRLTLGAWSWAGIAGILATFDTELSEVEPPELGAACRRLAQRWKVIGN
- a CDS encoding type II toxin-antitoxin system death-on-curing family toxin, whose amino-acid sequence is MTEVRYLELEDVLEIASAATDGAAIVRDPGLLQAAVFRYRTTVFGEDAYPTVFDKAAALLESLARNHAFVDGNKRTAWTSAVVFLGINGHRVTVQNAPLLETYPFVIAVATGELNSIDEIAIRLAKFAKEQ